The DNA segment CAGTGTGATCGTCATCGAATCTGGATTGAGTTTTATCGGTTTGGGCGTTCAACCGCCGGGTGCCAGCTGGGGAACGATCCTGAATCAGGGTTTTCAGGATTTGGCCGGCGCGTGGTGGATTACATTATTTTCCGGTCTGGCGATCGTTGTGACGGTCATCGGTTTTAATTTAGTTGGCGAAGGATTGATAAATGTCCTGGATCCGAAAACCGGCGAGCGGGAATTATAAGATGATAATGAATTCCGACTGCGAAAAACTCCTCGATGTTAAAGAACTTACGGTTCGTTATGGACAGCGAAAAACATTCGGGCTGAGAGAAAAAACCGTCGTTGCTTTAAATAATGTTTCATTTTTAATCCATCGTGGCGAGACGTTGGCGCTCGTTGGCGAAACCGGAAGCGGAAAAAGTACGATTGCCATGTCGATCCTGCATTTCGTTGCGCGGCATTCCGGAGAAATTCTGTACAGAGGGAAAAATATTTGGAAATATAAACGCGGGGAACTCAGAGCCTATCATCGAAAAGTCCAGCCAGTTTTTCAAAATGCGGACGAATCGCTGAATCCGCGACTGAAAGTTAGGTCAACGCTTTTGGATGCGCTCGATCCGGCGCTTTCATCAGAAGAAAAAAATCGTCGCATTATCGAATGTCTTTCCGCCGTCCAGTTGAATGAAAATGTGCTGAGCCGGTTTCCGCATCAGTTGAGCGGCGGTCAGAAACAGCGCGTCTGTATCGCCCGCGCGCTGGCGACTGAATCAGAAATGCTGATCCTCGACGAGGCGATCTCTTCGCAAGATTTGTCGCTTCAGGCGCATCTGCTCAAATTATTATCCGAACTGAAGCAGAAATTTTCTCTGACTTATCTCTATATTTCGCACGATCTGGAAACAGTCCGTGTGATCGCAGACCGTGTCGGAATTCTGAAAGATGGGCGATTGATCGAAATAGGCGATAAAGATGAAATCTTTAACTCGCCGAAGGAATCGTACACGCAACTTTTACTGGAAAGAAGCCGGTTTTGACAGTGGATCACCTGACGCTGGAAGTTCGCAACCTGTCGCTTTTCATTCAATCTGAAGGCGTCGATAAAACGATCTTTGAAGAGGTCAGTTTTAATTTCAGTGCCTCTTCCCTGCTAGCTATCGTCGGCGAATCCGGCGGCGGTAAAAGTCTGCTTTGCAAATCTTTATTGAGATTAACACCGGGAAATGCGCGACTTTCCGGGTCGGCTGTTCTTTCCGGTTTACCGACGCCAATCGATCTGATTTCCTGTTCGGAATCCGAAATGGAATCCATCCGTGGCAGGCGGATCGGCATGATTTTTCAGGAACCAGCATCGTCGATGAATCCGGTGATGACGTGTGGCAAACAGATTTTCGATGCGCTTCCCAAAAATGTCCGCTCCGACAAACTTTTAGCCCGACGAAGAATCGCCGAACTTTTAGAATTCGTCGGATTCAAAGAGCCAAACCGAATTGCCCGCTCATATCCGCACGAACTTTCCGGTGGCATGCTCCAGAAAGTCGCCACCGTTTTAGCGATCGCCGGTGAACCGTTGATTCTGATTGCTGACGAACCATCGACCGCGCTCGATGCAATCAACCGATTTGAACTGATGGAATTATTTCAGCGATTGCGGAAAGAGTTCGGAATGTCGATTCTTTGGGTGACGCACGAACTGCGATCCGCTTTGACGTATGCTGACGAACTCTTGGTTTTGTATGACGGAAACATGATGGAGTCCGGGAAAGCCGCCGAAATCGCCGAGCATCCGAAACATCCATACACCAAAGCCTTGATGGACGTTGAAAAATCATTCCGCGAACCGGACGGACCTCGCCCGATTCCGGAAGAGATATTACCGGCAGAAAATCGCTCTGCCGGATGTGTCTTTGCCGGGCGATGCGAATTCGCGAAACCGATTTGCCGGATTGAAAGGCCGAAATGGGAATCCGGTGAGAATCGCCACGGCTGGCGTTGCCATTTTCCGTTGAAGTGATTGAAACTGAAAAATAGAAGGGGATTATTCATGAAAACCAACCGACCGAACTATCTGAAACGATTCGCGCTTCTGTTCCCGATTTTAATATTAGCCATTTTCCCGCAGACGCCGGATGCGAATATTCAATCGCTGATCGATCGGAAAGAATATTTCAAGGCGAAAGATAGTTTGGTGGTTTACGCCGAAATGTTGTCGGTCGAAAAAAGCCTTTACTTTGGAGCAATTCTCGACAACGTGTTCAATCGTCCGAATATTTCTAACGAGAAAATCCGCCATTGCCTCGAATTTCAATTATCAGATACGCTCGTCGCCGAACTTCTGAAGACAAAGCTCAACAACGATATTCGCATGAATGATTTCAAGGCGGCGACGGCGGTTACGGATACATTGTTGAACCGTTATATCGCTTTATTAGACAGCGTCACACGAACAGACATCGCAAATGACGGCATAGCATGGCGCGCGTTGGCAAGCAATCCGTCAACAACTGTAGATATTTCCCGTGAGACAACTATTTCGATGAAAAAAGACATTGTCGGGCTTCTGCGAATTCCCGTTCGATTCGAAAAAAAGAACATGAAGTTTGTCTTCGATACCGGCGCGAATCTCTCACTTGTCAGCGAAAAGACGGCCAGGAAACTCGGCGTCAAGGTGCTTCCAATAGAATTTCATGTTCAGGGAGCGACCGGGAGGGTGGTCAAATCCAAAATCGGCGTTGCGGACGAAATCCGGCTGGGCGACATCGTCGTAAAAAACGTTGTGTTCATCGTCATGCCGGACAAAGAACTGCGGTTTCTGGGATTTTACAAGATCAACGAGATCATCGGTTTCCCGGTGATCAATCAGTTGAAGGAAATTCGCCTGAATTATGCCGAAAATACGTTGACCATTCCGGCGGCTCCGACGAACTCGGAGGAGAAAAATTTTGCCATGGAAGGATTAATGCCGTTGATTGAAATCGGCCATCGGAACGAATGGCTGGTTTTCACATTCGATACCGGCGCGAACTCAACCTCGCTTTATCCGAAGTATTATGAAAAATACGCCGCTGAGATCGATTCGACTTATAAGTTAGGAAACATCATATCCGGTTCCGCCGGCGGGATGGAGAAAAACCGCGCCTACAAACTTACGAACGTGCAAATGCGCATCGCCGGAAGAGATGTTGTTTTGCCGGAAGTCAGCCTACTTAAAGATGTTCAGACCGAACACAGCAAATATTTCTTCGGGAATCTCGGGCAGGACGCCATTAAGCAATTCAAAACCGTCATCATCAATTTTGACAAGATGTTCGTGGCGTTTGAATAACCGCGGAGATTGACAGCCTGAACCACGAATTAACACGAATAAACACCAATTTTTATTTCCAAACCAGTTCCCGCGATGTCGAAAACTGGTTTTAACTGTTAGTGTCGT comes from the Candidatus Marinimicrobia bacterium CG08_land_8_20_14_0_20_45_22 genome and includes:
- a CDS encoding ABC transporter ATP-binding protein, translating into MSWIRKPASGNYKMIMNSDCEKLLDVKELTVRYGQRKTFGLREKTVVALNNVSFLIHRGETLALVGETGSGKSTIAMSILHFVARHSGEILYRGKNIWKYKRGELRAYHRKVQPVFQNADESLNPRLKVRSTLLDALDPALSSEEKNRRIIECLSAVQLNENVLSRFPHQLSGGQKQRVCIARALATESEMLILDEAISSQDLSLQAHLLKLLSELKQKFSLTYLYISHDLETVRVIADRVGILKDGRLIEIGDKDEIFNSPKESYTQLLLERSRF